One Thalassospira marina DNA window includes the following coding sequences:
- the pcaQ gene encoding pca operon transcription factor PcaQ yields the protein MLDQRIKFRHLTCFLEVARQRSVVKAADTLAITQPAVSKTLRELEEHLDARLFDRSKRGVALTDYGKVFLRYAGASVTALRQGVDSISQVRAQGGLTITVGVLPTVAATIVPAALKRFKSLGTNTTIRVITGPNTVLLGQLRVGELDLVIGRLAEPDQMSGLSFIHLYSEQISLVVRPGHQLLEDDNPDLTRIRDYTVLIPTPNAIIRTAVDRLLIAHGIGALPDRIETVSTTFGRAFTRESDAVWIISNGVIATDLADGVLVELPVDTSDTFGPVGLTTRIDAPSSPPVEMLINVISEEATRHHNAHAT from the coding sequence ATGCTTGATCAACGCATTAAATTTCGCCACTTAACCTGTTTTCTGGAAGTTGCGCGCCAGCGAAGCGTGGTCAAAGCTGCCGATACATTGGCCATTACCCAGCCTGCCGTTTCCAAAACCCTGCGTGAACTCGAAGAACACCTTGATGCCCGCCTGTTTGACAGGTCAAAACGCGGGGTCGCCCTGACCGATTATGGCAAGGTCTTTTTACGCTATGCCGGGGCCAGTGTGACCGCGCTGCGCCAGGGGGTGGACAGCATAAGCCAGGTTCGTGCCCAGGGCGGGCTGACCATTACGGTTGGTGTTTTGCCAACGGTTGCCGCCACCATTGTGCCCGCGGCCCTTAAACGGTTTAAATCGCTGGGCACCAATACCACTATTCGCGTCATTACCGGGCCCAACACGGTTTTGCTGGGGCAATTGCGCGTGGGCGAGCTTGATCTGGTGATTGGCCGCCTGGCAGAGCCTGACCAGATGTCGGGCCTGTCTTTCATCCATTTATATTCCGAACAGATTTCACTGGTTGTTCGACCGGGGCACCAGCTGCTGGAGGATGACAACCCCGATCTGACGCGCATTCGCGATTACACCGTGCTGATCCCAACGCCCAACGCCATTATCCGCACTGCTGTTGACCGCCTGTTGATTGCCCATGGTATTGGCGCCCTGCCCGACCGGATTGAAACGGTATCGACCACGTTTGGCCGCGCCTTTACCCGCGAAAGCGATGCGGTATGGATCATCTCGAACGGGGTAATTGCAACCGACCTGGCCGATGGTGTGCTGGTGGAACTGCCCGTTGATACCAGCGATACATTCGGCCCGGTTGGCCTGACAACACGTATTGATGCGCCATCCTCGCCGCCGGTGGAAATGCTGATCAATGTTATCAGCGAGGAAGCAACCCGCCATCACAATGCGCATGCCACGTGA
- a CDS encoding TRAP transporter substrate-binding protein: protein MKNITKLLAGAAMATLVSFGAQAQEVTLTIHHFLGPKAPIQKDLLEPWTQKIEKESGGRIKFEIFPSMSMGGNPPELYRQVRDGVADIVWTLPGYTPGVFPHTEVFELPGVHLGDAKATNLAIYDMMDELAPDLKDIHPLLVHVHAGQAIHTTQKEIHTVADVKGLKLRTPTRTGSWVIESWGAEPVGMPVPALTQAMSLGVVDGGLVPFEVVGPLKLNELVSYSVEGEGSNSRFGTSVFLLAMNKDRYESLPDDLKKILDDNTGRDFYAHAGEVWNNVEEAGKKLIRDGKGQIIELTPEQKKTFDDASAGVVDRWISEANAAGIDNAAALVEEAKAAVKKHTEE from the coding sequence ATGAAAAACATCACGAAATTGCTTGCGGGGGCGGCAATGGCGACCCTGGTCTCGTTTGGGGCGCAGGCGCAGGAAGTTACGCTTACCATTCATCATTTTCTGGGGCCGAAGGCACCGATCCAGAAGGATCTGCTGGAACCCTGGACCCAGAAAATTGAAAAGGAATCTGGTGGGCGCATCAAATTTGAAATTTTCCCGTCCATGTCGATGGGTGGCAACCCGCCGGAGCTTTATCGCCAGGTGCGTGACGGCGTTGCCGATATTGTCTGGACGCTGCCGGGTTATACGCCGGGCGTTTTCCCGCATACCGAAGTGTTCGAGTTGCCCGGCGTGCATCTGGGTGATGCCAAGGCAACCAACCTTGCCATTTATGACATGATGGATGAACTGGCACCCGACCTTAAGGATATTCACCCGCTGCTGGTGCATGTCCATGCCGGTCAGGCCATTCATACCACGCAAAAGGAAATTCACACCGTTGCCGATGTGAAGGGCCTGAAACTGCGGACACCCACCCGTACCGGTAGCTGGGTGATTGAAAGCTGGGGGGCGGAACCCGTTGGCATGCCCGTCCCGGCCCTGACCCAGGCCATGTCGCTGGGCGTGGTGGATGGCGGCCTGGTACCGTTCGAGGTTGTCGGCCCGCTTAAACTGAACGAACTTGTTTCCTATTCCGTTGAAGGTGAAGGCAGCAATTCCCGGTTCGGGACCAGCGTTTTCCTGCTGGCGATGAACAAGGACCGTTATGAAAGCCTGCCTGATGATCTGAAAAAGATCCTTGACGACAATACCGGCCGCGATTTTTACGCCCATGCCGGTGAGGTCTGGAACAATGTGGAGGAAGCTGGCAAAAAGCTGATCCGCGATGGCAAGGGCCAGATCATTGAACTGACACCCGAACAGAAAAAAACCTTCGATGATGCATCCGCCGGTGTTGTGGACCGCTGGATTTCCGAAGCAAATGCCGCGGGCATCGACAATGCCGCCGCCCTGGTGGAAGAAGCCAAGGCTGCCGTTAAAAAACACACCGAAGAATAA
- a CDS encoding TRAP transporter small permease has protein sequence MKRLLFQAASGLAVLGGVLALLIAVVTIVNVGGFAIDKIARLFGGNFPAILGYEDFVSLVVSSAALMMFPYCQTRYGHVAVDVFMNLFPDWFGRVVDVVSSTLMTALALFLGYMMIRGLLEVQGDNAMSAILGWQLWPFYVPGIISMFLWALVCMTQIFERNAHV, from the coding sequence ATGAAACGCCTGCTTTTTCAAGCTGCATCGGGCCTGGCCGTACTTGGGGGTGTACTGGCCCTGCTTATTGCAGTTGTAACCATCGTCAATGTCGGTGGTTTTGCCATCGACAAAATCGCCCGCCTGTTCGGTGGCAATTTTCCCGCCATTCTCGGATATGAAGATTTCGTCAGCCTTGTTGTCAGCTCGGCAGCGCTGATGATGTTTCCCTATTGCCAGACACGTTATGGCCATGTCGCGGTTGATGTGTTCATGAACCTGTTTCCCGACTGGTTTGGCCGGGTTGTTGATGTTGTGTCCTCAACGCTGATGACCGCCCTTGCCCTGTTCCTGGGATATATGATGATCCGTGGCTTGCTGGAAGTTCAGGGCGACAATGCCATGTCGGCCATTCTGGGCTGGCAGCTCTGGCCGTTTTATGTGCCGGGTATCATTTCGATGTTCCTGTGGGCACTTGTTTGCATGACCCAGATTTTTGAAAGAAACGCCCATGTCTGA
- a CDS encoding TRAP transporter large permease produces MSERELIGIGGLGVLFFLLALRIPVGLAMVGVGIGGNFVLSIFFPFLRFEPYLQQFKSLLWGIVSNYELSVVPLFVLMGYLASQANLSRDLFQGVNAILGRFRGGVAMAAIGACAGFGAVCGSSLATASTMGRVALPELRRLNYAPRLATGTLAAGGTLGILIPPSVALVIYAVTVEASIIQMFQAAIIPGLIAVAFFMLVIAIQVRLKPELAPIPEPMAPHERKQALLRLIPVMVIFGAIILGLGAGLFTPTPAAGVGVFAILAYGLVMHWRGKGGLSFSGLKQALRDTSVTSSMIFFILLGAEVLKGFFSRAGLPAFMADAAANSGLDPWLVMILMLLALVVLGCFMESLSMIVVVIPFFWPALVDINGGDFATAATAAYGMGAEDLKIWFGILSLIVVELGLITPPVGLNVFIINALADGVPMSQTFRGVMPFFAAEIIRITLIVFVPAITLLVPTLLGG; encoded by the coding sequence ATGTCTGAACGCGAACTTATTGGCATTGGCGGGCTGGGTGTGCTGTTTTTCCTGCTGGCCCTGCGTATTCCGGTTGGTCTGGCAATGGTTGGCGTCGGGATTGGCGGCAACTTTGTACTTAGCATCTTTTTCCCGTTTCTGCGGTTTGAACCCTATTTGCAGCAGTTCAAATCGCTGCTGTGGGGTATCGTTTCCAATTACGAACTCTCGGTCGTGCCGCTTTTTGTGCTGATGGGGTATCTTGCCAGCCAGGCGAACCTGTCACGCGATCTGTTTCAGGGTGTAAACGCCATTCTGGGCCGTTTTCGCGGCGGCGTTGCCATGGCCGCCATTGGCGCATGTGCCGGGTTTGGTGCGGTTTGTGGATCGTCCCTGGCGACCGCATCGACCATGGGGCGTGTTGCCCTGCCCGAATTGCGCCGCCTTAATTATGCACCGCGCCTTGCCACCGGCACGCTGGCAGCGGGCGGCACACTTGGCATTCTTATTCCGCCATCGGTCGCACTGGTAATTTATGCGGTCACGGTCGAAGCATCGATCATTCAGATGTTTCAGGCAGCGATTATTCCCGGCCTGATCGCGGTTGCCTTTTTCATGCTGGTTATTGCCATCCAGGTGCGCCTGAAACCCGAACTGGCCCCGATCCCCGAACCCATGGCCCCGCATGAACGCAAACAGGCCCTGTTGCGCCTGATCCCGGTGATGGTCATTTTCGGTGCCATCATTCTTGGCCTGGGGGCTGGCCTGTTTACACCAACCCCGGCAGCCGGTGTGGGCGTATTTGCCATTCTGGCCTATGGGCTGGTTATGCATTGGCGGGGTAAAGGCGGGCTTAGCTTTTCGGGCCTGAAACAGGCACTGCGCGATACATCGGTAACCAGTTCGATGATCTTTTTCATCCTGCTGGGTGCCGAAGTTCTTAAGGGATTTTTCAGCCGGGCGGGCCTGCCTGCCTTTATGGCCGATGCCGCCGCCAATAGCGGCCTTGACCCCTGGCTGGTCATGATCCTGATGCTGCTTGCCCTGGTTGTGCTGGGCTGTTTCATGGAAAGCCTTTCCATGATTGTGGTGGTGATCCCGTTTTTCTGGCCCGCACTGGTCGACATCAATGGCGGTGACTTTGCCACTGCGGCGACTGCTGCTTATGGCATGGGGGCCGAAGACCTTAAAATCTGGTTTGGTATCCTGTCGCTGATTGTTGTGGAACTGGGGCTGATTACACCACCCGTCGGGCTGAATGTGTTTATCATTAATGCGCTTGCCGATGGCGTCCCCATGAGCCAGACATTCCGTGGTGTGATGCCGTTTTTTGCCGCCGAAATTATCCGTATCACCCTGATCGTGTTTGTCCCGGCCATTACGTTGCTGGTGCCAACCCTTCTGGGCGGATAA
- a CDS encoding helix-turn-helix domain-containing protein, whose protein sequence is MIATRETIPVYRLYGENIAMHGNAVQEPEFFHLESIPSRSRLHGMHIQPHRHANLFQLLFITQGQAHIEFDDRQFTIGPQTLLTVPPGTVHGFKFSDDIDGWVISLTDDHVREILALVPRLNSCLDTPLCVPVQNHIARQNAPSPTPSPDQSQSPTTTTTDFLIRQLVAEYHGHSIGRLFALRNIIGLLLLEAGRHGELHRDGRLSRQEQKNAKFRKFQNLIETSYRQHIALAWYAREIGVTTTQLNRICKDIVEQTAIEVLHNRLLLEAKRILIYTDTHIQQIADELGYQDAGYFSRFFAKKAGMSPARYRALYR, encoded by the coding sequence ATGATTGCAACGCGTGAAACCATTCCGGTTTATCGGCTTTATGGCGAAAACATCGCTATGCATGGCAATGCCGTGCAGGAGCCGGAATTTTTTCATCTGGAATCCATTCCGTCACGATCACGTTTGCATGGCATGCATATCCAGCCCCACCGCCATGCCAACCTGTTTCAATTGCTGTTTATCACCCAGGGCCAGGCCCATATCGAATTTGACGACCGCCAGTTCACCATCGGCCCACAAACCCTGTTAACCGTGCCACCCGGCACGGTGCATGGTTTCAAGTTTAGCGATGATATTGATGGCTGGGTCATTTCCCTGACCGATGATCATGTGCGCGAAATACTGGCACTGGTGCCACGGTTAAACAGTTGCCTTGATACGCCATTATGCGTGCCGGTTCAAAACCACATCGCCCGGCAAAACGCGCCTTCCCCTACCCCGTCGCCAGACCAATCCCAATCCCCAACGACGACTACAACCGATTTTCTGATCCGCCAGCTTGTGGCTGAGTATCACGGCCATTCGATTGGGCGGTTATTTGCGCTGCGCAATATTATTGGTTTGCTGTTGCTTGAAGCCGGTCGCCACGGTGAATTACACCGCGATGGCAGACTTAGCCGCCAGGAACAGAAAAACGCGAAATTCCGCAAGTTTCAAAACCTGATTGAAACCAGCTATCGCCAGCATATTGCCCTGGCCTGGTATGCCCGCGAAATTGGCGTTACGACAACGCAGCTTAACCGCATTTGCAAGGACATTGTCGAACAAACCGCGATCGAGGTTTTACATAATCGCCTGCTGCTGGAAGCAAAGCGCATCCTGATTTATACCGACACCCACATCCAGCAGATTGCCGATGAACTGGGCTATCAGGATGCCGGGTATTTTTCACGCTTTTTTGCTAAAAAGGCGGGGATGTCCCCCGCCCGTTATCGTGCCTTATACCGTTAG
- a CDS encoding host attachment protein has product MHNNQWILVADGGQANVLAVTKDAEGSHLEIVHEMSADNRPSHEIASDKPGRGFANPGGNQQRHAMPPSTDPHRHAQDEFVADVVNWLTDKRNHNRFENLVVIAPPRIMGEMRNKMPKPLAETVEGEITKDLTNIPVHELPRHLSGTAGWL; this is encoded by the coding sequence ATGCACAATAATCAATGGATCCTTGTTGCCGATGGCGGGCAGGCAAATGTTCTTGCCGTTACAAAGGATGCCGAAGGCAGCCATCTTGAAATTGTCCATGAAATGTCGGCGGACAATCGCCCCAGTCACGAAATCGCCAGTGACAAACCGGGGCGAGGATTTGCCAATCCTGGTGGAAATCAGCAACGCCACGCCATGCCACCATCAACCGATCCACACCGTCATGCCCAGGATGAGTTTGTGGCCGATGTGGTGAACTGGCTGACAGATAAACGCAATCATAACCGTTTTGAAAATCTGGTGGTTATTGCACCACCCCGCATCATGGGCGAAATGCGCAACAAAATGCCCAAGCCTCTGGCCGAAACGGTTGAGGGTGAAATAACCAAGGATCTGACCAATATACCTGTTCACGAATTGCCCCGGCATTTAAGTGGAACTGCCGGATGGTTGTGA